From the genome of Papaver somniferum cultivar HN1 chromosome 2, ASM357369v1, whole genome shotgun sequence, one region includes:
- the LOC113351324 gene encoding F-box protein At3g07870-like, giving the protein MDSLPTDILVELLSRVPVESILECKLVCKRFGTLIRGSEFTKMHLRRQLQVEEPCLFFACRISMSGNRTLLFNGGQVSDRISVDEKYIYNQNLKRVYHPRMHNNVSYNHLVGSCSGLVCAFQHHHSVIDPIYICNPLTREYVYLPQLVEPDLGRVKGGEVYMYGRIACGFGYVKSTDEYKVVRIRYKNNGFADGNVEVYTLGSGCGWRALGTVLYGLEKSGTYANDAIYWISYDKVVAFDLANEEFRFLPVPPYMKNRDCGLVALGRHLCLYINWSSAVEICYLIESSESKETWCTEFVIDLFEAMISNDASTDYIRHVEAIAHINTFASLEATGENSKRYTTALPRRVPRPVRTPWDDVADEVYRVAPGEEIDTTCFGFEPFGRSF; this is encoded by the exons ATGGATTCTCTTCCCACGGATATCTTAGTAGAACTCCTTTCTAGGGTTCCAGTTGAATCTATCTTGGAGTGCAAATTAGTTTGTAAACGTTTTGGAACTCTCATCCGCGGAAGTGAGTTTACTAAGATGCACCTCAGACGCCAGCTTCAGGTGGAGGAGCCATGTCTCTTTTTTGCTTGCCGCATTTCCATGTCCGGCAACAGAACGTTACTTTTCAACGGAGGACAAGTAAGTGATAGGATTAGCGTTGATGAGAAATACATTTACAATCAAAATCTGAAAAGGGTCTATCATCCTCGTATGCACAATAATGTTTCGTATAATCACTTAGTTGGCTCCTGCAGTGGTTTGGTTTGTGCATTTCAACACCACCATTCGGTTATAGATCCCATCTATATTTGTAATCCCCTTACCAGAGAATACGTTTATCTTCCTCAACTAGTTGAGCCTGATCTTGGCCGTGTAAAGGGAGGAGAGGTTTACATGTATGGTCGTATAGCATGTGGATTTGGGTACGTTAAATCAACCGATGAGTATAAGGTTGTAAGAATCCGTTACAAAAACAACGGGTTCGCTGATGGAAATGTtgaagtatacacacttggcagtgGTTGTGGGTGGAGAGCTTTAGGTACAGTTTTGTATGGACTGGAGAAGAGTGGTACTTATGCAAATGATGCTATTTACTGGATTTCGTACGACAAAGTTGTGGCCTTCGACTTGGCTAATGAAGAGTTTCGATTCCTACCAGTCCCTCCTTATATGAAAAACCGTGACTGCGGACTTGTAGCACTCGGAAGGCATTTGTGTCTTTATATAAATTGGTCCAGTGCAGTAGAAATCTGTTACTTGATAGAAAGTAGCGAATCGAAGGAGACCTGGTGTACCGAGTTTGTTATAGACTTATTTGAAGCC atgatttccaACGACGCATCAACTGATTATATCAGGCATGTCGAAGCAATTGCTCACATAAACACCTTTGCGTCGTTGGAAGCTACGGGAGAAAATTCAAAGAGATACACAACAGCTCTTCCACGACGGGTTCCACGCCCGGTTCGTACTCCATGGGATGATGTTGCTGATGAGGTATACCGAGTTGCTCCTGGTGAGGAAATTGATACAACTTGTTTCGGGTTCGAGCCTTTCGGGAGATCATTTTAG